The following are encoded in a window of Flavobacterium sp. WC2421 genomic DNA:
- a CDS encoding ATPase — MIQDEKTALKLKIDLSKGILVSGAIGCGKTSLMHLIRPFAYQSSDYKIKTCREVSFEFAKNGFEAINCYTLKQVNQSRLTGYCFDDLGAEQQIKHFGNDCNVMAEVLISRYEQFVENKSVTHITTNLSASEIENNYGNRLRSRMRAMFNLITFDKNTTDKR; from the coding sequence ATGATTCAAGACGAGAAAACAGCCTTAAAACTAAAAATCGATCTGTCAAAAGGTATTCTGGTCTCTGGAGCAATTGGTTGCGGAAAAACGTCGCTAATGCATCTAATACGACCTTTTGCATATCAAAGCTCCGACTATAAAATCAAAACATGCAGGGAAGTCTCCTTTGAATTTGCCAAAAATGGCTTTGAGGCCATCAATTGCTACACGTTAAAGCAAGTCAATCAATCGCGACTAACGGGTTATTGCTTTGACGATTTGGGTGCTGAACAGCAAATCAAGCACTTCGGTAACGACTGCAACGTCATGGCTGAGGTACTGATCAGCCGCTACGAACAGTTTGTCGAAAACAAATCTGTCACGCACATTACCACTAATCTTTCCGCCTCCGAAATCGAAAACAACTACGGCAACCGCCTCCGCTCCAGAATGAGAGCCATGTTTAACCTAATCACATTCGATAAAAACACCACAGACAAAAGATAA
- a CDS encoding helix-turn-helix domain-containing protein: MAATIITVEDLRDFKIDLLEEIKKIFQSQTTTQTKKWLKSTEVRKLLNISPGTLQNLRINGTLAYTKIGGTIYYANQDIDKVLESNKVNSIPNLFK, encoded by the coding sequence ATGGCAGCAACAATTATCACAGTCGAAGATCTTAGAGACTTCAAAATTGATTTATTAGAGGAAATCAAAAAAATATTTCAATCGCAAACTACTACGCAAACCAAAAAGTGGCTAAAATCCACAGAAGTACGTAAACTACTAAACATTTCTCCCGGAACCCTCCAAAACCTCCGCATCAACGGAACACTTGCCTATACCAAAATCGGTGGCACTATCTATTACGCCAATCAAGACATTGACAAAGTACTGGAAAGCAACAAAGTAAACTCAATTCCCAATTTATTTAAATAA
- a CDS encoding CusA/CzcA family heavy metal efflux RND transporter, translating into MLDKIIHFSINNKFIIGLMTLFLIIWGVWSASKLPIDAVPDITNNQVQIITLCPTLAGQEVEQLVTFPIEQSIANLPDLEETRSISRFGLSVITVVFDDDVNIYFARQLISERLKGAVSQIPQGIGTPELGPVSTGLGEIYQYILHPKKGSEKKYSAMDLRTMQDWIVARQLLGTPGIAEINSFGGKLKQYEVAVNPNRLRAMGVTIPEIFTALEKNNQNTGGAYIDKKPTAYFIRGVGLVTSLEDVENIVVKSNPNSVPIFIKDVAEVKFGSAVRYGAMTYNGKVDAVGGIVMMLKGANSNEVVQRVKDKMAIIQKSLPDDVIVEPFIDRSTFVNRAISTVEKNLVEGALIVIFVLVLFLGNLRAGLIVASAIPLSMLFALGLMKVFGVSANLMSLGAIDFGLIVDGAVIIVEASLYFLEHNKSKTKLTQIQMDVAVENSAKKMMSSAAFGQIIIMIVYFPILSLVGIEGKMFGPMAKTVSFAIIGAMILSLTYIPMMSALFLPKQISHKKTFSDKMMDFLYSKYQPLLEKFIAIKYKVVSITVALLLVTLFIFSKMGGEFIPTLAEGDYAFEFKMPIETSLSQSIETSMQGARIVKQFDEVKIVVGKTGAGEVPTDPMPPGATDMMIILKPQDEWKSGRSYDELGDAIEEKLSVIPGVFIEKSQPIQMRFNELMTGIKQDVAIKIFGENLDSLSVYAQKVKSVITNVQGVSAPQVEQVDGLPQINIEYDRLRIANYGLNIEDINSIVSTAFAGKAAGVVYEDERKFDLVVRLDSASRRSIDDVSNLLIPIANGSQIPLSQVAKVDFKLGPAQISREEGKRRIVVGFNVQDRDVKSIVHEIQGKLATEVKLPSGYYFTYGGTFENLQKASNRLMIAVPVSLLLIFMLLYFTFNSMKQASLIFTAIPMSAIGGVFALLLRGMPFSISAGIGFIALFGVAVLNGIVLVGTFNQLEKEGWDDVIKRVIEGTKIRLRPVLMTATVASLGFLPMALSHSAGAEVQKPLATVVIGGLLSATFLTLFVLPLLYIIFNTKMNLKRKPKVKSIVTILVIGLFLSFTNGQAQSRKSIDEVLNLGLKDNLQYSINQSQISKNQLLIKGNKEFPKTGIFVENEDLRPSDKIGVWKIGLQQSFFLPQVNQAKKNFYREQTKYYEFNKEVIDAELKKNIRSVYYQMWYLQDKAALYQRLDTIYIGLLKTTIVKVKTGESAGIEKISANVKLNEIETNITQLQKEIVVQQQLLMQLLNSTEAILPLSNSLEKLDYGLPNTSETHPNLLLLQQNVVIANSEIAIQKSNRLPEFSGRVFSQKLYGVDDPLSGFSFGTSFPIFGTGANKNKIRAAKTEKEVQEQKLQYQTQILKSSLMQHQTEVEKSISGLQFYETSGLQQADEIIKAADQSYRAGEISYADFSLYLSQAIEIRKNYLDNLNAYNQAIIDYNYFTNK; encoded by the coding sequence GTGTTAGACAAAATCATCCATTTTAGTATAAATAATAAATTCATCATTGGTTTGATGACTTTATTCCTCATTATTTGGGGAGTTTGGAGTGCATCCAAATTGCCCATCGATGCAGTACCAGATATTACAAACAATCAGGTACAAATCATTACGCTTTGCCCTACTTTGGCAGGACAAGAAGTAGAACAGTTAGTAACGTTTCCAATAGAACAAAGTATTGCAAATCTTCCTGATTTAGAAGAAACCAGAAGTATTTCCCGTTTTGGTTTATCGGTAATCACAGTAGTTTTTGATGATGATGTCAATATTTATTTTGCACGACAACTCATTAGTGAACGACTAAAAGGAGCTGTTAGCCAAATACCTCAAGGCATCGGAACACCTGAATTAGGTCCGGTAAGCACAGGGCTTGGCGAAATATATCAATACATTCTACACCCAAAAAAAGGTAGCGAAAAGAAATACTCCGCTATGGATTTGCGTACCATGCAAGACTGGATAGTAGCGAGACAACTCCTAGGAACTCCGGGAATTGCCGAAATAAATAGTTTTGGTGGCAAACTAAAACAATATGAAGTTGCCGTTAACCCTAATCGTTTAAGGGCAATGGGGGTAACGATTCCCGAAATTTTTACGGCTTTAGAAAAAAATAATCAAAATACAGGTGGGGCTTATATTGACAAAAAACCAACAGCCTATTTTATTCGTGGCGTAGGTCTAGTTACTTCCTTGGAAGACGTAGAAAATATTGTTGTTAAAAGTAATCCAAACAGCGTCCCTATTTTCATAAAAGATGTTGCAGAAGTGAAATTTGGTAGTGCTGTTCGCTATGGAGCAATGACCTATAACGGAAAAGTGGATGCCGTAGGTGGTATTGTGATGATGCTTAAAGGAGCTAATAGTAATGAAGTAGTACAAAGGGTAAAAGACAAAATGGCAATCATTCAAAAATCATTACCTGATGATGTCATCGTTGAACCGTTTATAGATAGAAGTACTTTTGTAAACCGCGCCATTTCTACAGTAGAAAAGAACCTAGTTGAAGGTGCCTTAATTGTGATTTTTGTATTGGTTTTGTTTCTCGGAAACCTTCGAGCTGGACTGATTGTAGCTTCTGCTATACCGCTTTCAATGTTATTTGCATTGGGATTGATGAAAGTTTTTGGAGTAAGTGCAAACTTAATGAGTTTGGGCGCAATTGATTTCGGCTTAATTGTAGATGGAGCCGTAATTATTGTGGAAGCCTCTCTGTATTTCCTGGAACACAATAAAAGCAAAACGAAACTCACTCAAATCCAAATGGATGTTGCGGTTGAAAACAGTGCTAAAAAAATGATGAGTAGCGCTGCCTTTGGTCAAATCATCATTATGATAGTGTACTTTCCTATCCTGTCTTTAGTAGGTATTGAAGGAAAGATGTTTGGTCCGATGGCAAAAACGGTTTCCTTTGCAATTATTGGTGCAATGATACTTTCATTAACCTACATCCCTATGATGAGTGCCTTGTTTTTGCCGAAACAGATCAGCCATAAAAAGACATTTTCAGATAAAATGATGGATTTCTTGTACAGTAAATACCAACCTCTTTTAGAGAAATTTATTGCTATAAAATACAAAGTCGTTAGTATTACTGTCGCTTTGTTATTGGTCACACTTTTTATTTTCAGCAAAATGGGAGGTGAATTTATTCCCACATTAGCCGAAGGAGATTATGCATTTGAATTTAAAATGCCGATTGAAACCTCTTTATCCCAAAGTATCGAAACCTCGATGCAAGGCGCAAGAATTGTAAAACAATTCGATGAAGTAAAAATTGTAGTTGGTAAAACTGGCGCTGGAGAAGTACCTACAGATCCAATGCCACCCGGAGCGACTGATATGATGATAATTCTGAAACCGCAAGACGAATGGAAATCAGGCAGATCCTATGATGAATTGGGTGACGCTATTGAAGAAAAATTAAGCGTGATTCCAGGGGTTTTTATCGAAAAAAGTCAACCTATTCAAATGCGTTTCAATGAATTAATGACAGGAATTAAACAAGATGTTGCGATAAAGATATTTGGAGAAAACTTGGATAGTCTCTCCGTATATGCACAAAAAGTAAAAAGTGTAATCACAAACGTACAAGGCGTTTCTGCTCCTCAAGTAGAACAAGTAGATGGATTACCTCAAATCAATATTGAATACGACCGCTTACGTATTGCAAATTATGGTTTAAATATTGAGGATATCAACAGTATCGTGAGTACCGCCTTTGCGGGAAAAGCAGCAGGGGTAGTTTATGAAGACGAACGAAAATTTGATCTAGTGGTACGATTAGATAGCGCCTCAAGAAGAAGTATCGATGATGTAAGTAATCTATTGATACCAATAGCTAATGGAAGCCAGATTCCTTTATCACAAGTGGCGAAAGTGGATTTTAAATTGGGTCCGGCACAAATAAGCCGAGAAGAAGGGAAACGTAGAATTGTTGTTGGTTTTAATGTACAGGATAGAGATGTAAAAAGTATCGTACATGAAATTCAAGGCAAATTAGCTACAGAAGTAAAATTGCCTTCGGGCTATTATTTTACCTATGGAGGAACATTTGAAAATTTACAAAAAGCATCCAATCGTTTGATGATCGCTGTACCAGTATCGCTACTGCTAATTTTTATGCTTTTGTATTTTACTTTCAATTCAATGAAACAAGCCAGTTTAATCTTTACTGCAATTCCAATGAGTGCTATAGGAGGCGTATTTGCATTACTTCTTCGTGGAATGCCTTTTAGTATTTCGGCCGGAATTGGTTTTATTGCTTTGTTTGGAGTAGCCGTATTAAACGGAATTGTACTGGTCGGCACATTCAACCAACTCGAAAAAGAAGGGTGGGATGATGTTATAAAACGAGTTATCGAAGGAACAAAAATACGATTGCGACCTGTCTTGATGACGGCTACCGTAGCTTCGTTGGGGTTTTTACCAATGGCATTATCACATAGTGCAGGTGCCGAAGTACAAAAACCATTAGCAACTGTCGTAATTGGAGGATTACTTTCAGCTACGTTTTTAACCTTATTTGTATTGCCTTTGCTTTACATTATATTCAACACAAAAATGAATTTAAAAAGAAAACCAAAAGTGAAATCAATTGTAACTATTTTAGTTATTGGATTGTTTCTTTCATTTACTAATGGTCAAGCACAATCACGAAAATCCATTGATGAAGTTTTGAATCTAGGTCTAAAAGATAATTTACAATACAGTATCAACCAGTCGCAAATCTCAAAAAATCAGCTATTGATAAAAGGAAACAAGGAATTTCCTAAAACAGGCATTTTTGTAGAAAATGAAGATTTGCGTCCTTCGGATAAAATAGGCGTTTGGAAAATTGGTTTGCAACAAAGTTTCTTTTTGCCACAAGTAAATCAAGCCAAGAAAAACTTTTATCGAGAACAAACCAAATATTATGAATTCAACAAAGAAGTAATCGATGCAGAATTGAAAAAAAACATTCGTTCTGTATATTATCAAATGTGGTATTTACAAGATAAAGCCGCTTTATACCAGCGATTAGACACTATTTATATTGGACTGTTAAAAACGACTATTGTAAAAGTAAAGACAGGAGAGAGTGCCGGTATCGAAAAAATTTCGGCCAATGTAAAATTAAATGAAATTGAAACCAACATCACGCAACTTCAAAAAGAAATAGTAGTGCAGCAGCAGCTTTTAATGCAATTACTCAATAGTACAGAAGCCATTTTGCCACTTTCTAATTCGTTGGAAAAACTAGACTATGGATTACCAAACACATCCGAAACCCATCCGAATCTTCTTTTATTACAGCAAAATGTAGTGATTGCCAATAGTGAAATTGCAATCCAAAAAAGCAATCGCTTGCCAGAGTTTTCTGGTCGGGTTTTTTCACAAAAACTCTATGGCGTAGATGACCCTTTAAGTGGTTTTTCTTTTGGAACTTCATTTCCGATTTTTGGTACTGGAGCCAATAAAAATAAAATAAGAGCGGCTAAAACCGAAAAAGAAGTACAAGAACAAAAGTTGCAATATCAAACGCAAATTCTAAAATCTTCTTTAATGCAACACCAGACTGAAGTAGAAAAAAGCATTTCGGGTTTACAATTTTACGAAACTTCGGGTTTACAACAAGCTGATGAAATTATAAAAGCCGCTGATCAGTCCTATCGTGCAGGAGAAATAAGTTACGCTGATTTTTCATTATATTTAAGCCAAGCAATAGAAATACGAAAAAATTATTTAGACAATCTAAATGCGTACAACCAAGCCATTATTGATTACAATTATTTCACAAATAAATAA
- a CDS encoding efflux RND transporter periplasmic adaptor subunit, whose translation MKSLKTYKNYLLLIASCLVLISCGKTETKPQEEQKATTEEAAPSIASLTAEQIKTVGIQYGTIEQKQLTATLQANGALRVPNNNKANATSLYGGVIKTINVQLGDYVKKGQLIATIANPQFIQLQEEYLSTSSKIIFAEQEVVRQKELNEGNAGALKNYQSANAELKSMRTRRASLQQQIQLMGINPNNLNNSNLRSSLSVTSPISGTISNVFSKIGSYVDVSSPVAEIVDNSQLHLDLNVFEKDLPMLKVGQIIHFRITNNSGQDYNAKVYSIGAAFENDSKSIPVHATVQGNKSGLIDGMNITAIVSLNDVTTTAIPNEAIVSTDGKDYIFVVTNKQAAEEKPEDVEVKKENEAKNVNFEKIEVAKGVSNMGYTAITLVKDIPANAKIVTKGAFFVNAKLTNKGEE comes from the coding sequence ATGAAATCTTTAAAAACATATAAGAATTATCTTTTGTTAATTGCCTCTTGTCTCGTTCTAATTTCTTGCGGCAAAACTGAAACTAAACCTCAAGAAGAACAAAAAGCAACAACGGAAGAAGCCGCCCCTTCAATTGCCTCGCTCACTGCCGAGCAAATTAAAACGGTGGGTATACAATACGGAACAATTGAACAAAAACAATTAACAGCTACACTCCAAGCCAATGGGGCATTGCGAGTGCCTAACAATAACAAAGCCAATGCAACTTCGTTGTATGGTGGCGTTATAAAAACCATAAATGTACAATTAGGTGATTATGTAAAAAAAGGACAACTAATCGCTACAATCGCTAATCCACAATTTATACAATTACAAGAAGAATATTTAAGCACTTCCAGTAAAATAATCTTTGCCGAACAAGAAGTAGTACGACAAAAAGAGCTTAACGAAGGAAATGCAGGAGCATTAAAAAATTACCAGAGTGCTAATGCGGAACTAAAATCAATGCGAACTCGCAGAGCCTCTTTACAACAACAAATCCAATTAATGGGAATCAATCCTAATAATTTAAATAATAGTAATTTACGTTCGTCATTATCCGTAACAAGTCCAATAAGTGGCACAATTAGTAATGTGTTTTCTAAAATTGGAAGTTATGTTGATGTCTCTTCACCAGTTGCCGAAATTGTAGATAACTCACAATTGCATTTGGATTTAAATGTGTTTGAAAAAGATTTACCAATGCTAAAAGTAGGCCAAATTATTCATTTTAGAATTACCAATAATTCGGGACAAGACTACAACGCTAAGGTATATTCAATAGGTGCAGCATTTGAGAATGACAGCAAAAGTATTCCTGTACACGCCACCGTTCAAGGCAATAAATCAGGATTAATAGACGGAATGAACATAACGGCCATTGTAAGTCTAAATGATGTTACAACAACTGCAATTCCAAACGAGGCTATAGTCAGTACAGATGGCAAAGACTATATTTTTGTTGTTACTAACAAACAGGCAGCAGAGGAAAAACCCGAAGATGTTGAAGTAAAAAAGGAAAACGAAGCGAAAAATGTCAACTTTGAAAAAATTGAAGTTGCAAAAGGTGTTTCCAATATGGGTTACACGGCTATAACATTAGTAAAAGACATACCTGCAAATGCAAAGATTGTGACCAAAGGTGCCTTTTTTGTAAATGCAAAATTGACTAATAAAGGAGAAGAATAA
- a CDS encoding RteC domain-containing protein, whose protein sequence is MLKITVEEFDEKLKLIINSDENHLKKATDGIHLCNKTLADMKEKVEQNDFETTPDEIDFFKNIKPLPMSYLIYFTELRSCELRKPKAGTSYQIEFFEKEMRKINKFFSRNLDFVNYMEQGYTYIDHQFFTRNPGNSFPFTPMTDYYQYPEFSSSHDMLWAKIKAMYRFIHYIREAMQKLNAGNSMLFDEKKHKVLLWTAPKTALTELIYALYSNGALNHGGADINTIAASFEDFFNIKIDNIYKTYSEIKDRKSSKTKFLEELMMNLQQKIHKEDEF, encoded by the coding sequence ATGCTAAAAATTACTGTAGAAGAGTTTGATGAAAAACTTAAATTGATAATTAATTCTGACGAAAATCATCTTAAAAAAGCAACTGATGGTATTCATTTATGTAACAAAACACTAGCTGACATGAAAGAGAAAGTCGAGCAAAACGATTTTGAAACGACACCTGACGAGATTGATTTTTTTAAAAATATCAAACCCCTTCCAATGAGTTACCTTATCTATTTTACAGAACTGCGTTCTTGCGAACTCCGCAAACCTAAAGCAGGCACGTCCTATCAAATAGAATTTTTCGAAAAGGAAATGCGAAAAATCAATAAGTTCTTTTCTCGCAATCTGGACTTTGTTAATTATATGGAGCAAGGATACACCTATATTGATCATCAATTTTTCACAAGAAACCCAGGTAATAGTTTTCCTTTCACTCCAATGACGGATTATTACCAATACCCCGAATTTTCCTCTTCACATGACATGCTCTGGGCGAAAATAAAGGCAATGTACCGTTTCATTCATTACATCCGCGAAGCAATGCAAAAACTCAATGCTGGAAACTCAATGCTATTTGACGAAAAAAAACACAAAGTACTGCTTTGGACAGCACCCAAAACAGCACTAACAGAATTAATCTATGCTTTATACTCTAATGGGGCGTTGAACCATGGGGGAGCCGATATAAATACTATTGCGGCTTCTTTTGAAGATTTTTTCAATATTAAAATAGATAATATATATAAAACCTATTCAGAGATTAAGGACCGTAAAAGTAGCAAAACAAAATTCCTGGAAGAACTGATGATGAACCTGCAACAAAAAATCCACAAAGAAGACGAATTTTAA
- a CDS encoding heavy metal translocating P-type ATPase, producing MEHNHKYDANGKQLCCTLEEKINRKTNNQAGCCTVDYKSEHADDDGHDHSGDDRTTFQMFLPAIISFIFLIVAIGLDNYFTPTWFVGYVSLSWYLIAYLLVGYPVLKEAYESIRKGEIFSEFFLMGIATIGAFAIGEYAEGVAVMLFYAIGEIFQTLAVQRAKKNIKSLLDQRPDTATVMEGENTISKKASEITIGEIIQLRPGEKLALDGKLLSDNASLNTAALTGESKPDTKQKGEIVLAGMINLNKVVLVEVTTAYTDSKLSQILQMVQDATAKKAPTELFIRKFAKIYTPIVVVLAIGICLLPMLFVENYNFNDWLYRALIFLVISCPCALVISIPLGYFGGIGAASKNGILFKGSNFLDIMATIKVVVMDKTGTLTKGVFKVQKVVAVGISEDDLVKYTAALETKSTHPVGTAIIEYAKGSEKNTTVTDVEEIAGHGLKGKVDGNEILAGNIKLMKKFNISYDTEIENTPFTIIVIAINQKYAGYFLIADEIKEDAKEAIESLHKLNIKTVMLSGDKQAVVDAVAKELNIDQAYGDLLPENKVEKVEGLISQNLKIAFVGDGVNDAPVVALADAGIAMGGLGSDATIETADIVIQNDQPTKIFTAINIGKKTKQIVYQNIGLAFAVKAIVLVLGASGLATMWEAVFADVGVALLAILNAVRIQRMKF from the coding sequence ATGGAACATAATCACAAATATGATGCAAACGGCAAGCAGCTTTGTTGCACACTTGAAGAAAAAATAAATCGTAAAACAAATAATCAAGCGGGATGTTGCACCGTTGACTATAAATCTGAACATGCTGATGATGATGGACACGACCATTCAGGAGACGACCGCACTACATTTCAAATGTTCTTGCCTGCAATCATAAGTTTTATATTTTTAATTGTTGCAATAGGTTTAGACAACTATTTTACACCAACCTGGTTTGTTGGTTACGTAAGCTTATCCTGGTACTTAATAGCCTACTTATTAGTAGGTTACCCAGTACTGAAAGAAGCGTATGAAAGTATCCGGAAAGGAGAAATATTTTCAGAGTTTTTTCTAATGGGAATTGCTACCATTGGAGCTTTTGCCATTGGCGAATATGCAGAAGGTGTTGCAGTAATGTTATTTTATGCTATTGGCGAAATTTTTCAAACATTGGCAGTTCAAAGAGCTAAAAAGAACATCAAATCGCTGTTAGATCAAAGACCCGACACAGCAACGGTAATGGAAGGGGAAAATACAATTTCTAAAAAAGCATCAGAAATTACTATTGGAGAAATTATCCAATTAAGACCTGGTGAAAAACTAGCTTTAGACGGAAAATTACTTTCAGACAATGCGTCATTAAATACAGCAGCTTTAACAGGAGAAAGTAAACCGGATACCAAACAAAAAGGAGAAATTGTACTTGCAGGTATGATTAATCTGAACAAAGTTGTACTCGTCGAAGTTACCACAGCATACACAGACAGCAAATTGTCCCAAATATTACAAATGGTTCAGGATGCTACGGCTAAAAAAGCACCAACCGAATTATTCATTAGAAAATTCGCCAAAATATATACGCCAATAGTTGTAGTATTGGCAATCGGAATTTGTTTACTCCCAATGCTATTTGTCGAAAACTATAATTTCAACGATTGGTTGTACAGGGCATTAATTTTCTTAGTTATCTCCTGTCCTTGTGCATTGGTTATTTCCATTCCATTAGGTTATTTTGGTGGTATTGGAGCAGCAAGCAAAAACGGAATTTTGTTCAAAGGATCCAATTTTCTTGATATAATGGCAACTATTAAAGTAGTCGTTATGGACAAAACAGGAACATTGACCAAGGGCGTTTTTAAAGTTCAAAAAGTAGTAGCAGTAGGTATTTCTGAAGATGATTTAGTAAAATATACAGCAGCACTCGAAACCAAATCTACCCATCCGGTCGGAACTGCCATTATCGAATATGCCAAAGGGTCAGAAAAAAATACAACCGTTACTGATGTAGAAGAAATTGCAGGACACGGACTTAAAGGAAAAGTGGATGGAAACGAAATCTTGGCAGGAAATATAAAACTGATGAAGAAATTCAACATTAGTTATGATACCGAAATCGAAAATACGCCATTTACAATAATCGTTATAGCAATCAATCAAAAATATGCGGGATACTTTTTAATTGCCGATGAAATTAAAGAAGATGCTAAAGAAGCTATCGAAAGTTTACACAAGTTAAATATCAAAACTGTAATGCTTTCAGGCGATAAACAAGCCGTTGTTGATGCTGTTGCCAAAGAATTAAATATTGATCAAGCCTATGGCGATTTGTTGCCCGAAAACAAAGTTGAAAAAGTTGAAGGACTAATATCCCAAAACCTAAAAATAGCCTTTGTAGGCGATGGTGTTAATGATGCCCCTGTCGTTGCCCTTGCCGATGCCGGAATTGCAATGGGTGGCTTAGGAAGTGATGCCACTATCGAAACTGCTGACATCGTTATTCAAAACGACCAGCCTACAAAGATTTTTACAGCCATAAATATCGGTAAAAAAACCAAACAAATCGTGTATCAAAACATTGGTTTAGCGTTTGCCGTAAAAGCAATTGTTTTGGTACTTGGTGCTAGTGGTTTAGCTACTATGTGGGAAGCCGTTTTTGCTGATGTTGGAGTGGCTTTATTGGCTATTTTAAACGCTGTAAGAATACAGCGAATGAAGTTTTAA
- a CDS encoding transcriptional regulator gives MNYIKHLTGFFNKISYETNLNPTHISLYLALFQCWNVNRFKNPTGISREEIMKASKINSKATYHKCMKELELLGFMVYNPTFNPHSCSNIIMTNFSEEVKTNSKLAIPTHSKNEPVHNLTKTKNEQVIEQVNEQVYIYNKKQTSKNILNNIKIDIKKNSINQLVQNLNPLINPKEKKEKEKSCVKKEKPIELDLIFDTITENQTENSLHKIVTSSEVEKPSLEMILEYFSFKESSLTEANKFFNYYSSIGWLVGGKTKMKDWKAAARNWMLNTAKFAVNAPQSDYNSQPKPMHLHTATQKNYDEPL, from the coding sequence ATGAACTACATCAAACACCTCACTGGTTTTTTCAATAAAATCAGTTATGAAACCAACCTAAATCCAACCCACATTTCGCTCTATTTAGCACTTTTCCAATGTTGGAACGTGAATAGGTTTAAGAACCCAACAGGCATATCGCGGGAAGAGATTATGAAAGCCAGCAAGATCAATTCAAAAGCGACCTATCACAAGTGCATGAAAGAGTTGGAGCTCTTAGGATTTATGGTATACAACCCAACATTTAACCCCCATTCCTGTTCCAACATCATTATGACAAATTTCTCTGAAGAAGTAAAAACAAACTCAAAATTAGCTATACCAACCCATTCAAAAAATGAACCCGTTCACAATTTGACCAAAACAAAAAATGAACAAGTCATTGAACAGGTAAATGAACAGGTATATATATATAATAAAAAACAAACATCTAAAAACATTTTAAACAATATAAAAATAGATATAAAAAAAAATTCAATAAATCAACTTGTTCAAAATTTGAATCCATTAATAAATCCTAAAGAAAAAAAGGAGAAAGAAAAAAGTTGCGTGAAAAAAGAAAAACCGATTGAACTCGATTTAATTTTTGACACTATCACTGAAAATCAAACCGAAAACAGTTTGCACAAAATTGTCACTTCGAGCGAAGTCGAGAAGCCTTCACTCGAAATGATACTGGAATACTTCTCTTTCAAGGAAAGTTCCTTAACGGAAGCCAACAAGTTTTTCAACTACTACTCTAGCATCGGTTGGCTCGTAGGCGGAAAAACAAAAATGAAAGATTGGAAAGCAGCAGCACGAAACTGGATGCTCAACACTGCTAAGTTTGCTGTAAATGCTCCACAATCCGATTACAATTCCCAACCAAAACCGATGCACCTGCACACGGCAACACAAAAAAACTATGACGAACCATTGTAA